A stretch of the Clostridium botulinum genome encodes the following:
- a CDS encoding DUF2800 domain-containing protein, with translation MTEHALLSASSSHRWLCCTPSAKLEESFENKISVFAEEGTAAHALAEYKLNKYLGGKVKKVKKSKSEFDEKELEYYIDIYFDYSCELIAESKARSKDPIILVEQKLDFSNYVPKGFGTGDLVIVADGILDIMDLKYGKGVEVSAINNPQMMLYAIGALNLFDSLYDIEKVRMTICQPRLDNISTFEITVDELIKWAEEVVKPKAELAIKGEGEFCAGEHCRFCRARFNCRARAEENMKMAQYDFKKGPFLTDDEITEILSNIDEFQKWASDIQAYALDKAINENKKWDGFKLVEGRSSRKYSDEEAVSKTLIGSGFKEEDVYSKNLLGITAMEKAIGKKKFKELLKDLVYKPRGKLTLVVESDKRPEIKNTAEADFKN, from the coding sequence GTGACTGAACATGCACTTCTATCAGCTTCAAGTTCTCACAGGTGGTTATGTTGCACCCCATCTGCAAAGCTTGAAGAAAGTTTTGAAAATAAAATCAGTGTTTTCGCAGAAGAAGGTACAGCAGCTCACGCTTTAGCGGAATATAAATTAAATAAATATCTTGGTGGGAAGGTTAAAAAAGTTAAAAAATCTAAAAGTGAATTTGATGAAAAGGAACTAGAGTATTATATAGATATTTATTTTGATTATTCTTGTGAACTTATAGCTGAATCAAAGGCTAGGTCAAAAGATCCAATTATTCTAGTGGAGCAAAAGCTGGACTTTAGTAATTACGTTCCAAAGGGTTTTGGTACTGGAGATCTTGTTATTGTAGCTGATGGAATACTGGATATTATGGATTTGAAATATGGAAAAGGTGTAGAAGTGTCAGCAATTAATAATCCACAGATGATGCTATATGCTATAGGTGCTTTAAATTTATTTGATAGTCTTTATGATATAGAAAAGGTAAGAATGACAATTTGTCAGCCAAGACTAGATAACATATCAACTTTCGAAATTACAGTAGACGAGCTTATAAAATGGGCAGAAGAAGTAGTAAAGCCAAAAGCAGAACTTGCTATAAAAGGAGAAGGAGAGTTTTGTGCTGGAGAACATTGCAGGTTCTGTAGGGCTAGGTTTAATTGTAGAGCAAGAGCAGAGGAAAACATGAAGATGGCACAATATGATTTTAAAAAAGGACCATTTTTAACTGATGATGAAATAACAGAAATCCTATCTAACATAGATGAATTTCAAAAATGGGCATCAGACATACAAGCCTACGCTTTAGATAAAGCCATAAATGAAAATAAGAAGTGGGATGGATTTAAATTAGTAGAAGGCAGAAGTAGCAGAAAATACAGTGATGAAGAAGCTGTATCTAAAACTTTAATAGGTTCAGGTTTTAAAGAAGAAGATGTATATTCTAAAAACTTATTAGGTATTACAGCTATGGAAAAAGCTATAGGTAAGAAGAAATTTAAGGAGTTATTAAAAGATTTAGTTTATAAGCCTCGAGGAAAATTAACCTTAGTGGTTGAGAGTGATAAAAGACCAGAAATAAAAAATACTGCTGAAGCAGATTTCAAAAATTAG
- a CDS encoding DNA-methyltransferase, translating to MKYNCVIRGNSDEILKQFIEEGYCFDLICTDPPYNLNKDFGNDSDKLELNEFLKVTEERINLCKKLLTQTGSILWFGIHHYIGFIQAIMYNAGLYYRRMNIWYYENGFSRSSKAPLTQYEPFLWFSKSKSKWTYNVDDVRVPYKSTERLKNPVYYKGKNGERKVWHPNPNGAMRGDVWAFPTLAGKAYEKEKTPHPTQKPESLITELIKAYCPKNADGMYEGTILDPFHGSGTLGVCCEKLNKQGHHIQWIGIELEQRWCDVANERLNNI from the coding sequence ATGAAATATAATTGTGTTATTAGAGGAAATAGCGATGAGATACTAAAACAATTTATTGAGGAAGGTTATTGCTTTGATCTGATTTGTACAGACCCTCCTTATAATTTAAATAAAGATTTTGGAAATGATAGCGATAAATTGGAACTAAATGAATTTCTAAAAGTTACCGAAGAAAGAATAAATCTATGTAAAAAGCTGTTAACACAAACTGGGAGCATATTATGGTTTGGTATTCATCACTATATAGGATTTATACAGGCGATAATGTATAATGCCGGATTATATTATAGAAGAATGAATATCTGGTATTACGAAAATGGGTTTTCAAGAAGTTCGAAAGCACCGTTGACACAATATGAACCATTTTTATGGTTTTCAAAATCAAAATCAAAATGGACATATAACGTCGATGACGTGAGGGTCCCTTATAAAAGTACAGAAAGATTAAAAAATCCAGTATATTACAAAGGGAAAAACGGTGAAAGAAAAGTATGGCACCCAAATCCGAATGGAGCAATGAGAGGTGATGTATGGGCTTTTCCAACGTTGGCTGGGAAAGCATATGAAAAAGAAAAAACACCGCATCCAACTCAAAAGCCGGAATCTTTAATTACCGAATTAATAAAAGCATACTGCCCGAAAAATGCCGATGGAATGTACGAGGGAACAATATTAGATCCTTTTCATGGCTCTGGTACATTGGGAGTTTGTTGTGAAAAACTTAATAAACAAGGACATCATATCCAATGGATTGGAATCGAATTAGAGCAGCGCTGGTGTGATGTGGCAAATGAAAGACTTAATAATATTTAG
- a CDS encoding GIY-YIG nuclease family protein, whose protein sequence is MGFCLHRRGENIQERLVQHIRDYSSEKEKYYWNTAVLFVGRDLNKALIRYLENRLVEIARMSKRYLVLTKNTYRNTVMKESQVAAMEEFVDNIKILISALGYKVLEPML, encoded by the coding sequence TTGGGATTCTGTTTACATAGGAGAGGCGAAAATATTCAAGAACGCTTAGTTCAACATATCCGTGATTATTCTTCAGAAAAAGAAAAGTATTATTGGAACACGGCAGTATTGTTTGTAGGGCGTGACCTTAATAAAGCACTGATAAGATATTTAGAAAACCGTCTGGTTGAAATAGCTAGAATGAGCAAGCGATACCTTGTGTTAACAAAGAATACATACCGCAATACTGTGATGAAGGAATCACAAGTGGCAGCTATGGAGGAATTTGTAGATAACATAAAAATTCTTATTAGCGCACTTGGATATAAGGTTTTGGAGCCAATGCTATAA
- a CDS encoding IS3 family transposase (programmed frameshift) — MGKGKRYDQEYKDMIVDLYKTGMSLTELNSEYGIAKSTINGWIKDVKEVKIDDNEVMTLKEVKALKKEMAKIKEENEILKKGYGHICNKKLNQVIEFIDSNKNNHDIKTMCTVLGVARSTYYKSFDKTKSAREVENEGLKSAIKRIYKENKGIYGAPRIHHILGTQGFNVSLKRVQRKMTELGLCAITVKKYKPHSSKKPAEGLENVLKRDFTTTSINEKWVGDITYIHTIKNGWCYLASVLDLHSKKIIGYAFNKRMTNDLVTKALKNAYYNQSPDKDKQLIFHSDLGSQYTSNDLKALCKDFNIIQSFSKKGCPYDNACIESFHSSIKKEEIYRNTYRTFQEANRAIFKYIEGWYNRKRLHSSINYMTPDQCELLARSVA, encoded by the exons ATGGGGAAGGGCAAAAGATATGATCAAGAATATAAAGATATGATAGTAGACCTATACAAAACAGGGATGAGCTTAACAGAGCTAAATAGCGAATATGGCATTGCAAAATCAACAATTAACGGCTGGATAAAAGATGTTAAGGAAGTAAAAATAGATGATAATGAAGTCATGACATTAAAAGAAGTTAAAGCTCTAAAAAAAGAAATGGCAAAAATTAAAGAGGAAAATGAAATATTAAAAAAAG GCTATGGCCATATTTGCAACAAGAAATTAAATCAAGTAATAGAATTTATAGATAGTAATAAAAACAACCATGATATTAAGACTATGTGTACCGTTCTAGGCGTAGCCAGAAGCACATATTATAAATCTTTTGATAAAACTAAATCTGCAAGAGAAGTAGAAAATGAGGGACTAAAATCAGCTATTAAAAGGATATACAAAGAGAATAAAGGAATATACGGTGCTCCTAGGATTCATCATATACTTGGTACACAAGGGTTTAATGTATCCTTGAAGAGAGTTCAAAGAAAAATGACTGAACTTGGTCTTTGTGCAATAACTGTAAAAAAATACAAACCTCATTCAAGTAAAAAGCCAGCAGAAGGATTAGAAAACGTTTTAAAAAGAGATTTTACTACTACTTCTATCAATGAAAAGTGGGTAGGAGATATTACATATATTCATACTATCAAAAATGGTTGGTGTTATTTAGCTTCAGTTCTAGATTTACATTCTAAAAAAATAATTGGCTACGCTTTCAATAAGAGAATGACTAATGATTTAGTTACCAAAGCCTTGAAAAATGCTTATTACAATCAATCTCCTGATAAAGATAAGCAACTAATATTCCATAGCGATTTAGGCTCTCAATATACTAGTAATGATTTAAAAGCACTATGCAAAGATTTTAATATTATACAATCATTTAGTAAAAAAGGTTGTCCCTATGACAATGCTTGCATAGAATCTTTCCATTCATCAATAAAAAAAGAAGAAATATATAGAAATACATACCGTACCTTCCAAGAAGCTAATAGAGCTATCTTTAAATATATTGAAGGTTGGTATAACAGAAAAAGACTACACTCCTCTATTAATTACATGACTCCAGATCAATGTGAATTATTAGCTAGAAGTGTAGCATAA
- the hslO gene encoding Hsp33 family molecular chaperone HslO has protein sequence MSDKLIKATAKDGQVRIIAAVTKDLVNEGVKIHNCAPTAAAALGRMLTAGTLMGSMLKSNSDVVTIKIDGGGPAKGVTVTSYADAHVKGYIGNPSADLPANSIGKLDVSGVIGKNGSLLVIRDFGLKEPYVGNVPIYTGEIGDDIAYYFTVSEQTPTAVGLGVLVDKDLSIKEAGGIIIQMMPGADEMLADLITYRLQDLGSITSFLSQGKNIYDMINFLFDDMDLKILEEIEPKYTCDCSREKIERALISIGEKDLKEIYEEGKSEEIVCHFCGEHYKFTHEQIGEILESLKK, from the coding sequence ATGAGTGATAAGCTTATAAAAGCAACTGCAAAAGATGGACAGGTTAGAATAATAGCAGCTGTTACTAAAGATTTAGTAAATGAAGGAGTAAAAATACATAATTGTGCACCGACAGCAGCTGCTGCATTAGGAAGAATGTTAACTGCAGGAACATTGATGGGATCTATGTTAAAGTCAAATAGTGATGTTGTTACTATAAAAATTGATGGTGGTGGTCCTGCTAAAGGAGTTACAGTTACATCATATGCTGATGCACATGTTAAAGGGTATATAGGTAATCCTTCAGCGGATTTGCCTGCTAATTCTATAGGGAAACTAGATGTAAGTGGTGTTATAGGTAAAAATGGTAGCTTATTAGTAATTAGAGATTTTGGACTTAAAGAGCCTTATGTAGGAAATGTGCCAATATATACAGGTGAAATTGGTGATGATATAGCTTACTATTTTACAGTATCTGAACAAACACCTACAGCTGTAGGACTTGGAGTTTTGGTGGATAAAGATTTGAGCATAAAAGAAGCTGGTGGAATAATAATACAAATGATGCCAGGTGCAGATGAAATGTTGGCGGATCTAATAACATATAGATTACAAGATTTAGGATCTATTACTAGCTTTTTAAGCCAGGGTAAAAATATATATGATATGATTAATTTCTTATTTGATGATATGGATCTAAAAATATTAGAAGAGATTGAACCTAAGTATACTTGTGACTGCTCAAGAGAAAAAATAGAAAGAGCATTGATTAGCATAGGGGAAAAAGATTTAAAAGAAATATATGAAGAAGGTAAATCAGAAGAAATAGTATGTCATTTTTGTGGAGAACATTATAAATTTACTCATGAACAAATAGGAGAAATATTAGAAAGCTTAAAGAAGTAA
- a CDS encoding helix-turn-helix domain-containing protein yields MNLNSLKIKELMKEKNLSQNQLAIKANVSKGTISRVLNGKRGVGRKVIVGFLRTFPDETLESLFKEKGSKPI; encoded by the coding sequence ATGAATCTAAATTCTTTAAAGATAAAAGAACTAATGAAGGAAAAAAATTTATCTCAAAACCAATTAGCGATTAAAGCTAATGTATCAAAAGGTACAATAAGCAGAGTATTAAATGGAAAGAGAGGAGTTGGTAGAAAAGTAATTGTAGGATTTCTTAGAACTTTTCCAGATGAAACATTAGAATCTTTATTTAAAGAAAAAGGCTCAAAACCAATATAG
- a CDS encoding class I SAM-dependent DNA methyltransferase — protein sequence MSCYKEFAHIYDKLIYGDIDYAKWAKVIISICEKYNLSKEDYLDLACGTGNMTKELAKEFKHIWAVDMSQEMLTEAEEKMRKEKIKAKLVCQDISNLKLNKKFDLITCALDSTNYILEVEDLKNYFSSVKEHLKEDGLFIFDINSYYKLTKILGNNIYNYDEDDVVYIWENLLEEDIVDMYITFFIKSGDMYKRFDEEHRERAYTEEFLEKLLNDIGFNVEKKLDSYESEKIKEDAERIVYILKKQ from the coding sequence ATGAGTTGTTATAAAGAATTTGCTCATATATATGATAAATTAATTTATGGGGACATAGATTATGCTAAATGGGCTAAGGTTATAATAAGCATATGTGAAAAATACAATCTATCTAAAGAAGATTATCTTGACTTAGCTTGTGGGACAGGAAATATGACAAAAGAATTGGCTAAGGAGTTTAAACATATATGGGCAGTAGATATGTCTCAAGAAATGCTTACAGAAGCTGAAGAAAAAATGAGAAAAGAAAAAATAAAAGCAAAACTTGTATGTCAAGATATAAGTAATCTTAAATTAAATAAAAAATTTGATTTAATAACATGTGCATTGGATTCTACTAATTATATATTAGAAGTAGAGGATTTAAAAAATTATTTTTCTTCTGTAAAAGAACATTTAAAAGAAGATGGTTTATTTATTTTTGATATAAATTCTTATTATAAGTTAACTAAGATTTTAGGAAATAATATATATAATTATGATGAAGATGATGTGGTATATATATGGGAGAATTTATTAGAAGAGGATATTGTAGATATGTATATAACTTTCTTTATTAAATCAGGAGATATGTATAAAAGATTTGATGAGGAACATAGAGAAAGAGCATATACAGAAGAGTTCCTTGAAAAGTTATTAAATGATATAGGTTTTAATGTAGAAAAAAAATTAGATAGTTATGAAAGTGAAAAAATAAAGGAAGATGCAGAAAGAATAGTTTACATACTAAAAAAACAATAG
- a CDS encoding DUF4357 domain-containing protein, producing MITTEGFVLISSSTVNEKTTIKSLSAGMVKLRNKHLNSGKVKDWKTVENILFSSSSAAADFVLGYSVSGPATWKDKNGSYGHCQRSGSEVILIQTN from the coding sequence ATGATTACTACAGAGGGTTTTGTATTGATATCCAGTTCAACGGTTAATGAAAAAACTACAATAAAATCTTTAAGCGCGGGAATGGTTAAACTACGAAATAAACATCTGAATTCCGGGAAGGTAAAAGATTGGAAAACAGTGGAGAATATTTTATTTTCAAGCTCATCAGCCGCTGCGGATTTTGTTTTGGGTTACAGTGTCAGTGGCCCAGCTACTTGGAAGGATAAAAACGGAAGTTATGGACATTGTCAGAGGAGTGGCTCCGAGGTAATTTTGATCCAGACGAATTAG
- a CDS encoding helix-turn-helix domain-containing protein, which translates to MNDILDFGKFIAEKRKSLGLTLRGTAAELGIAPAYLSDIEKGRRYPPDMDKLIQISKILKLTEDEKHTMFDLAGEGKNTIAPDLPEYIMSSEKVRVALRKAREVATEEDWEDFFEKLNDKGGKA; encoded by the coding sequence ATGAATGATATATTAGATTTCGGTAAATTTATAGCAGAAAAGAGGAAGTCACTAGGATTAACATTAAGAGGAACGGCTGCAGAACTAGGAATTGCTCCCGCATATCTCAGTGATATAGAAAAAGGCAGAAGATATCCGCCTGACATGGATAAACTAATACAAATATCTAAAATTCTAAAATTAACTGAGGATGAAAAGCATACAATGTTTGATTTAGCAGGAGAAGGTAAAAATACAATAGCACCTGATCTTCCAGAATATATAATGTCATCTGAAAAAGTTAGGGTGGCGCTTAGAAAAGCTAGAGAAGTTGCAACAGAGGAGGATTGGGAAGACTTTTTTGAAAAGCTAAATGACAAAGGAGGCAAAGCCTAG
- a CDS encoding small, acid-soluble spore protein, alpha/beta type, with protein sequence MGRTPLKKVIKSKLKSNTELTELEKLREKVKYEIAEELGLKDKVDKEGWGGLTAEETGRIGGIMTKRKRTMKIPKNEEIQNIDEGK encoded by the coding sequence ATGGGGAGAACACCTTTGAAAAAAGTTATAAAATCAAAATTAAAGTCTAACACGGAGTTAACGGAATTAGAGAAGTTAAGAGAAAAAGTAAAATATGAAATAGCAGAAGAACTTGGACTAAAAGACAAAGTAGATAAAGAAGGATGGGGAGGACTTACAGCAGAGGAGACTGGTAGAATTGGGGGAATTATGACTAAAAGAAAAAGAACTATGAAAATTCCTAAAAATGAGGAAATACAAAATATAGATGAGGGGAAATAA
- a CDS encoding ImmA/IrrE family metallo-endopeptidase: MEIDIPRKENGLPLLYKSDIEQIAELYLGDFNSKILEEPMPTPIEQFLESYLHLELDYADITPDGSILGLTTFDNGFLTVYDTENNRNKDIQVKRGTVIIDNSLSLDEREGRYRFTCGHEVGHWICHRDMFKHSENQYTIFDMINRKKAKSIKCLTRNFENYSFKRAFKTDNDWMEWHANFMSSCLLMPKKTFKIAADNILKEAGIDDNYIILGQDFEIDEFAYEIPREISKVFNVSMQAASIRLKQLKIIREQTAQMAYC; the protein is encoded by the coding sequence GTGGAGATTGATATTCCAAGAAAAGAGAATGGACTTCCATTACTCTATAAAAGTGACATCGAGCAAATTGCAGAGTTATATTTGGGGGACTTTAATTCAAAAATATTAGAAGAACCAATGCCAACACCCATAGAACAATTTTTAGAAAGCTATTTACATTTAGAATTAGATTATGCAGATATAACACCAGATGGAAGCATTCTTGGATTAACAACTTTTGACAATGGTTTTCTTACAGTATATGATACAGAAAACAATAGAAATAAAGATATACAAGTAAAAAGAGGTACTGTAATTATAGATAACTCCTTAAGTTTAGATGAGCGAGAGGGCAGATATAGATTTACTTGTGGTCATGAAGTTGGACATTGGATATGTCATAGAGATATGTTTAAACACAGTGAAAATCAATATACTATTTTTGATATGATAAATCGCAAAAAAGCAAAGTCAATAAAATGCTTAACAAGAAATTTTGAAAACTATTCTTTTAAGAGGGCATTTAAAACAGATAATGATTGGATGGAGTGGCATGCAAATTTCATGTCATCATGTTTATTGATGCCTAAAAAAACTTTTAAAATAGCAGCAGACAATATACTTAAAGAAGCTGGTATTGATGATAACTATATAATTTTAGGACAAGATTTTGAAATAGATGAGTTTGCATATGAAATACCAAGAGAAATTTCTAAAGTATTTAATGTTTCAATGCAAGCAGCTTCAATTAGACTTAAGCAGTTAAAAATTATAAGAGAACAGACAGCACAGATGGCATATTGCTAA
- a CDS encoding DNA methyltransferase gives MKNLDQNKEELISGAKAMKMLELSRHNFEKVIKEGLLAAVFDGKKKAYKTTDIEEFMKTDRYQELVNGIVDPRNNLNDLTGKDWLPETKSFFYQKGLGANHPEAQIEKLHPAPYSFQDIGHLVKFFTKAGMEVLDPFGGVGSTAKACEVNGRKCTSIELSPIWHDLSIKRLETEVGEGTSKNHTFINGDSCEELLKIKTESMDFIVTSPPYWGILNKQDQKVKKNRVANNLETKYSESDKDLGNVENYEEFLNVLVKRVFLQCARTLKFGKYMAIVVSDFRDKSEYISFHSDLIHELNKALIPEGGVLKLQGTKILLQNHKSLLPYGYPFAYVENIHHQYILIFKKEKQGKK, from the coding sequence ATGAAGAATTTAGATCAAAATAAAGAAGAACTAATAAGCGGCGCAAAGGCTATGAAGATGTTAGAGTTGTCGAGACATAATTTTGAAAAAGTTATAAAGGAAGGCTTACTAGCTGCAGTTTTTGATGGTAAGAAAAAAGCATATAAGACAACTGATATAGAAGAGTTTATGAAAACCGATAGATACCAAGAGTTAGTGAATGGGATCGTTGACCCAAGGAATAATCTTAATGATTTAACGGGAAAAGACTGGCTGCCGGAAACAAAGAGCTTTTTCTATCAAAAAGGACTTGGTGCAAATCATCCGGAAGCTCAAATAGAGAAATTGCATCCTGCACCGTATTCGTTTCAGGATATTGGACATTTAGTGAAATTCTTTACTAAAGCTGGAATGGAGGTTTTAGATCCATTTGGTGGTGTTGGTTCAACAGCTAAGGCATGCGAAGTAAATGGAAGGAAGTGCACGAGTATAGAACTTTCTCCAATATGGCACGATTTATCAATAAAAAGATTGGAAACTGAGGTAGGAGAAGGCACTAGTAAAAATCACACATTTATAAATGGGGATTCATGCGAAGAACTGCTAAAAATAAAAACTGAATCCATGGATTTTATAGTGACAAGTCCTCCGTATTGGGGAATTCTTAATAAGCAAGATCAGAAAGTTAAAAAGAACAGAGTTGCCAACAACTTAGAAACAAAATACTCAGAAAGCGATAAAGATCTAGGTAATGTTGAAAACTATGAAGAATTTCTAAATGTATTGGTGAAGAGAGTATTCTTGCAATGTGCAAGAACCTTGAAATTCGGAAAATACATGGCGATAGTTGTATCTGATTTCAGAGATAAATCGGAATATATTAGCTTTCATAGCGATTTAATTCATGAATTAAACAAAGCGCTGATTCCAGAAGGAGGAGTTTTAAAACTTCAAGGTACAAAAATTCTTCTTCAAAATCATAAAAGTTTATTGCCGTATGGATATCCATTTGCATATGTAGAGAATATTCACCACCAATACATTTTGATTTTCAAAAAAGAAAAGCAAGGGAAGAAGTAA
- a CDS encoding helix-turn-helix domain-containing protein yields the protein MEISYNKLWKKMIDHNLNKTQLKEKAKVSTNAVAKLGKNEAVSMETLEKICSALNCNIGDIMEFIDEKME from the coding sequence ATGGAAATAAGCTATAACAAGTTATGGAAAAAAATGATTGACCATAATCTAAATAAGACGCAGCTTAAAGAAAAGGCAAAGGTTAGTACGAATGCTGTAGCTAAACTAGGAAAAAATGAAGCTGTTTCGATGGAGACGCTAGAAAAAATTTGTAGTGCTTTAAATTGCAATATAGGCGATATAATGGAATTTATCGACGAAAAAATGGAATAG
- a CDS encoding HNH endonuclease translates to MLIPVKIKNSIELEDIEIENTNFKSLNLREEHIEEFLKKNIEIIFEDETLLVVGKQVVNKENGRSDLTAVDENGNLVLIEIKRDVEDIIQRKEALEFQAIRYAASYAKIKTPDELVDKIFASYIEKYKDEFELGELTAYEKASRILNDFLEKNNAAKTFNSKQRIILIASSFDKQTLSAVAWLIANNVDISCFKLSPMKIGEEYFIDIDRILPPPALQDFYVEVEDKKRHVYKKDIPITRTTFPGMDKLFEWRIIKPGDTVVIKNRDDQEATVIDSKYVDFQGEKFTFNKWGQKVTGWSSIRIYDWVLIKGNDKTLHEMRQEKMVSLNIEWNDKINITKEQWKELFLNQNIIKDFNKDLILRIYKKPNYMATATEIANDEGRKPNSYNFAVGALGKRIVHYLNIEPPRQKEDTTKFNYWHVMFLGSIEKDTGHFIWILRPEFKIAIDELIQENKISLKNKDAKEVITIPEEITEEQSQKLKEGAKYRITVNAYERNPKAKKQCIEYYKKLNSGKVVCQICGFDFGDFYGKEAEGRIHVHHLKPLHEIGEQYEISVINDLIPICPNCHLVIHSKEPAYKPTDIKRMIKNRNLEKNNG, encoded by the coding sequence ATGTTAATTCCGGTAAAAATAAAAAACTCAATAGAACTTGAAGATATTGAAATAGAAAATACAAACTTTAAATCTTTAAACTTAAGAGAAGAACATATAGAAGAATTTTTAAAAAAGAACATAGAAATTATATTTGAAGATGAAACACTTCTTGTGGTCGGAAAACAAGTCGTAAATAAAGAAAATGGAAGAAGTGATTTAACAGCAGTAGATGAGAATGGTAACCTTGTACTTATTGAAATTAAAAGAGATGTAGAGGATATCATACAACGAAAAGAGGCTTTAGAATTTCAAGCCATAAGGTATGCTGCAAGTTATGCTAAAATTAAAACACCTGATGAATTGGTTGATAAAATATTTGCTTCATATATTGAAAAATACAAGGACGAATTTGAACTTGGAGAGTTAACAGCCTATGAAAAAGCATCAAGAATTTTAAATGATTTTCTGGAAAAGAATAATGCAGCTAAAACCTTTAATTCAAAACAAAGAATAATACTTATAGCATCGTCTTTTGATAAACAAACATTATCTGCCGTAGCGTGGCTAATAGCTAATAATGTTGATATTAGTTGTTTTAAACTAAGCCCAATGAAAATAGGAGAAGAATATTTTATAGATATTGATAGAATATTACCTCCACCAGCTTTACAAGATTTTTATGTTGAAGTAGAGGATAAAAAACGACATGTATATAAGAAGGATATACCTATTACTAGAACCACATTTCCAGGAATGGATAAATTATTTGAGTGGAGAATTATTAAACCTGGAGATACTGTTGTAATCAAAAATAGAGATGATCAAGAAGCTACTGTTATTGATAGTAAATATGTTGACTTTCAAGGTGAAAAATTTACATTTAATAAGTGGGGTCAGAAGGTTACTGGATGGTCTAGTATTAGAATTTATGATTGGGTTCTAATTAAAGGAAATGATAAAACTTTGCATGAAATGAGACAAGAGAAAATGGTATCTCTGAATATTGAATGGAATGATAAAATAAATATAACTAAAGAACAATGGAAAGAACTATTTTTAAATCAAAATATAATAAAAGATTTCAACAAAGATTTAATTTTAAGAATCTATAAAAAGCCTAACTATATGGCGACAGCAACAGAAATTGCAAATGATGAAGGAAGAAAACCCAATTCATATAATTTTGCAGTTGGAGCTCTAGGTAAAAGAATTGTACATTATTTAAATATTGAACCACCAAGACAAAAAGAAGATACTACAAAATTTAATTATTGGCATGTAATGTTTTTAGGATCTATAGAAAAAGATACTGGGCATTTTATATGGATTTTACGTCCAGAATTCAAAATAGCTATAGATGAACTTATACAAGAAAATAAAATTTCACTTAAAAATAAAGATGCAAAAGAAGTAATAACTATACCAGAAGAAATTACTGAAGAACAATCACAAAAACTTAAAGAAGGTGCTAAATATAGAATTACAGTAAATGCTTATGAAAGAAATCCAAAAGCAAAGAAGCAATGTATTGAGTACTATAAAAAACTTAACAGTGGAAAGGTAGTTTGTCAGATTTGCGGATTTGATTTTGGGGACTTTTATGGAAAAGAAGCAGAAGGACGAATTCATGTTCACCATTTAAAACCGTTACACGAAATAGGTGAGCAATATGAAATAAGTGTTATAAATGATTTAATTCCTATTTGTCCAAATTGTCATTTAGTAATTCATAGTAAAGAGCCTGCTTATAAACCTACGGATATTAAGAGAATGATTAAAAATCGTAATTTGGAGAAAAATAATGGATAA